Proteins co-encoded in one Cytobacillus sp. NJ13 genomic window:
- a CDS encoding YqzH family protein produces the protein MNKKLIYKMVQNCLKQYNEDSHSISFESREFAEIFNKVIEEKNKEADSEVHEIVNDVVYGYITGSPYF, from the coding sequence ATGAACAAAAAACTGATATATAAAATGGTTCAAAACTGTTTAAAGCAATATAACGAGGACAGCCATTCCATTTCGTTTGAGAGCAGGGAATTTGCGGAGATATTCAATAAAGTCATAGAGGAGAAAAATAAAGAAGCAGACAGTGAGGTGCATGAAATAGTAAATGATGTGGTGTACGGGTATATAACGGGATCACCTTATTTTTAA
- a CDS encoding UV damage repair protein UvrX — MVDYSAMPNNQILCVDMKSFYASCSAVMLGLDPLDCYLVIAGNVERKGSVVLAASPRMKKEFGIKTGARLFEVPNDPRIRIEEPKMATYLRISTEITRVFNRYVPKEAIHTYSVDESFIKVDGAVHLWGDARTIAWKIKDDIEREFQLPCAIGIGPNLLMSKLCLDLEAKKKGVAEWTYEDVKTKLWNVSPLREMWGIGRRVEKTLNGMGIFTVGQLARYDLAKLEKKFGIMGNQLYHHAWGIDLSEIGAPIMEGQISFGKSQILLRDYKEEKEIKHVVLEMCEEVARRARSHRKAGRTISFGLGYSQDEFGGGFYRSRTVDQPTNITMDLYRVCLELFDENYEGKTVRQISISLGNITDDCEMQLSLFDLDGWKKRELGYTVDRIRSKFGGGALLRAVSYTSAGTAKHRATLVGGHKM, encoded by the coding sequence ATGGTTGATTACAGCGCAATGCCGAATAATCAAATTTTGTGTGTTGATATGAAGAGCTTTTATGCAAGCTGTTCTGCTGTCATGCTTGGTCTGGATCCTCTTGATTGCTATCTTGTGATTGCCGGGAATGTGGAACGGAAAGGCAGCGTTGTTCTGGCTGCCTCTCCGCGAATGAAAAAAGAGTTTGGGATAAAGACAGGGGCCCGCCTTTTTGAGGTTCCTAATGACCCGCGCATTAGAATTGAGGAGCCGAAAATGGCGACTTATTTAAGAATCTCCACTGAAATCACCAGGGTGTTTAACCGTTATGTCCCCAAGGAAGCCATCCATACCTACAGTGTCGATGAAAGTTTTATAAAAGTAGACGGCGCAGTGCATCTCTGGGGTGATGCCCGGACAATTGCCTGGAAAATAAAAGATGATATTGAACGGGAATTTCAGCTCCCCTGTGCCATAGGAATAGGGCCTAATTTGCTTATGTCAAAGCTCTGCCTGGATCTTGAGGCGAAAAAAAAGGGAGTTGCTGAATGGACGTATGAAGATGTGAAAACAAAGCTGTGGAATGTATCCCCCTTAAGGGAAATGTGGGGCATCGGCCGCCGTGTTGAAAAGACATTGAATGGAATGGGGATCTTTACAGTCGGACAGCTTGCCCGCTATGATCTGGCTAAGCTTGAAAAAAAGTTTGGGATTATGGGCAATCAGCTCTATCACCATGCATGGGGTATTGATCTGTCGGAAATAGGGGCACCGATCATGGAAGGGCAGATCAGCTTTGGGAAAAGCCAGATTTTACTGAGGGATTACAAAGAGGAAAAGGAAATTAAGCATGTGGTCCTTGAGATGTGTGAGGAAGTGGCAAGAAGGGCCCGCAGCCACCGCAAAGCCGGCAGGACTATAAGCTTTGGCCTGGGCTACAGCCAGGATGAATTCGGAGGAGGCTTTTACCGCTCAAGGACAGTTGACCAGCCAACCAATATTACGATGGATCTTTATCGCGTCTGCCTCGAGCTTTTTGACGAGAATTATGAGGGCAAAACAGTGCGTCAGATTTCCATTTCCCTCGGCAATATTACGGATGACTGCGAAATGCAGCTGAGTCTGTTCGATTTGGATGGCTGGAAAAAAAGGGAGCTCGGCTACACAGTGGACCGGATCCGCTCCAAGTTTGGAGGAGGAGCTCTGCTGAGAGCCGTCTCTTATACAAGCGCAGGAACCGCCAAGCACCGTGCGACATTGGTTGGCGGCCATAAAATGTAA
- a CDS encoding YolD-like family protein, whose product MIRDRGRIKWTSMMLPEHVKLLRDWAEEDTYEQKRELDQQKFEYMDEVLSEAMEFQKSVTLTHYRGRNYELVIGSIHYWDELGQKLHIVDRFGEIHRISINAIADARFTEE is encoded by the coding sequence ATGATTCGCGATCGGGGCAGAATAAAATGGACTTCTATGATGCTGCCGGAACATGTAAAGCTCTTAAGAGACTGGGCAGAGGAAGATACGTACGAGCAAAAGCGGGAATTGGATCAGCAGAAATTTGAATATATGGATGAAGTTCTTTCGGAGGCAATGGAATTTCAAAAAAGCGTTACACTTACTCATTACAGAGGCAGAAATTATGAACTGGTCATCGGGAGCATCCATTATTGGGATGAACTTGGCCAAAAGCTTCATATTGTTGATCGATTTGGGGAAATTCACCGTATTTCCATTAACGCTATAGCGGATGCGCGGTTCACGGAAGAATAG
- a CDS encoding CDGSH iron-sulfur domain-containing protein — protein sequence MSKVQIKVMDNGSFRVTGDVELIDMDGNKFETKQTFSLCRCGRSSKIPFCDGTHKGTFQSCVRAKEALDDKQ from the coding sequence ATGTCAAAGGTGCAGATTAAAGTAATGGATAATGGATCGTTTCGTGTAACAGGTGATGTAGAGTTAATTGATATGGATGGCAATAAATTCGAAACAAAACAAACCTTTTCCCTTTGCCGCTGCGGAAGATCCTCGAAAATTCCATTTTGTGATGGCACTCATAAAGGAACTTTCCAATCCTGTGTCCGTGCGAAGGAAGCTCTCGATGACAAGCAATAA
- a CDS encoding iron-sulfur cluster biosynthesis family protein yields MEIALTELAAEKLSERIAGKDGFIKLKYDIDGCGCVVSGVTALWLVNDLDEDDREIKTNTGSIYVEKSKEVFLDDDLTIDFSVKANCFQLKSPNQYLNPRMSFIDKTK; encoded by the coding sequence ATGGAAATTGCATTAACTGAATTGGCGGCAGAAAAATTATCCGAACGGATTGCCGGCAAAGATGGATTCATAAAACTAAAGTATGATATAGATGGCTGCGGCTGTGTAGTAAGCGGGGTAACGGCTCTCTGGCTTGTTAATGACCTGGATGAAGATGACAGGGAAATTAAAACGAACACTGGCAGCATATATGTGGAAAAATCAAAGGAAGTATTTTTGGATGACGATTTAACAATAGACTTTTCAGTGAAAGCAAATTGCTTTCAGTTAAAAAGCCCGAATCAGTATTTAAACCCGAGAATGAGCTTTATTGATAAAACAAAATAA
- a CDS encoding alpha/beta hydrolase yields the protein MRRFLRYLFSIVLFLLSLGVYFTNRLMFMKKKEDDFILEREKESGRLDLIKYESLPKREVLIPSPFGYNLKAVAVEPHKNSRYIVISHGVTENKMNSIKYMNLFLDRGFNAVIYDHRRHGESGGRTTSYGHYEKFDLKAIIDWLKAEKGPNIQIGIHGESMGAATMLLYAGMLEDGADFYIADCPFSDFKEQLAYRLKAEMKLSPKFFLPVADLFLRMREKYSIADVSPISVIENIKQPILFIHSEKDDFILPTMSEALYEKKKGPKQLYLAVNGIHAQSFNENREDYEKVIDEFLDQYVNSKDTLSQ from the coding sequence TTGAGAAGGTTTTTACGTTATTTATTTTCCATCGTACTCTTTCTTTTATCACTCGGCGTCTATTTTACAAATAGGCTCATGTTTATGAAAAAGAAGGAAGATGACTTTATTTTAGAAAGGGAGAAGGAGTCCGGCAGACTTGATCTTATCAAGTATGAAAGCCTGCCAAAAAGAGAAGTGCTTATTCCCTCCCCATTTGGCTATAACTTAAAAGCCGTGGCTGTCGAACCGCATAAAAATAGTCGCTATATTGTTATTTCCCACGGGGTTACGGAAAATAAAATGAACTCGATTAAATATATGAACCTCTTTTTGGACCGGGGATTTAATGCGGTTATCTATGATCATCGCCGCCACGGAGAATCCGGAGGAAGAACCACAAGTTACGGGCATTATGAAAAGTTTGATTTAAAAGCAATTATTGATTGGCTTAAAGCGGAAAAAGGGCCAAATATTCAGATTGGCATTCATGGCGAAAGCATGGGAGCTGCTACAATGCTCCTCTATGCGGGAATGCTCGAAGACGGGGCCGACTTTTACATCGCCGATTGCCCTTTTTCAGACTTTAAAGAGCAGCTGGCTTACCGTCTGAAAGCAGAAATGAAGCTGTCGCCAAAGTTCTTTTTGCCTGTTGCCGATCTATTTCTGCGGATGCGTGAGAAATACTCCATCGCAGATGTATCGCCCATTTCCGTTATTGAAAATATAAAGCAACCCATCCTGTTCATACACAGTGAAAAAGATGATTTTATTTTGCCGACCATGTCCGAGGCTTTATACGAGAAGAAAAAAGGCCCTAAACAGCTTTACCTTGCTGTCAATGGGATCCATGCCCAATCCTTCAATGAAAACAGAGAAGATTATGAAAAAGTCATCGACGAGTTTTTGGATCAGTATGTCAACAGCAAAGATACTTTATCACAATAG
- a CDS encoding hydroxymethylglutaryl-CoA lyase encodes MTLAFPNKVTIIEVGPRDGLQNEKAFVPTEVKKDFIRSLKNAGLTELELTSFVSPKWVPQMGDAAEITADCLDSDTRDIVLAPNRKGIDRVYMTECRAVAVFVGVSNTFNKKNINKTTQESMDELKPIIGELKEKGYFVRACISTAFHCPYEGAINPEDTVGLCRQFVEAGADELSVADTIGMAAPHESHGLFSRLKAEFPKTLLTAHFHDTRKMALTNIFAALQAGVDRFDASAGGLGGCPFAPGAAGNAATEDVVYMLERMGIETNVNLDQLMEAVKIVQPHLSRPIESTYFRLNAQTVQ; translated from the coding sequence ATGACGCTTGCATTTCCAAATAAAGTAACAATTATTGAAGTGGGCCCGCGGGATGGACTGCAAAATGAAAAGGCCTTTGTACCCACCGAAGTCAAGAAAGACTTTATCAGAAGTTTGAAAAATGCAGGATTAACAGAATTGGAGCTTACTTCATTTGTGTCTCCGAAGTGGGTCCCGCAGATGGGGGATGCAGCTGAAATTACGGCAGATTGCCTTGATTCAGATACAAGGGATATCGTGCTGGCCCCAAACCGCAAGGGCATTGACAGGGTATATATGACTGAATGCCGGGCTGTTGCCGTTTTTGTCGGTGTAAGCAATACGTTTAATAAGAAAAATATCAATAAAACCACCCAGGAAAGCATGGATGAACTAAAGCCGATTATCGGAGAACTGAAGGAGAAAGGTTACTTTGTCCGCGCCTGCATCTCCACGGCATTTCATTGCCCGTATGAAGGAGCAATCAATCCTGAAGATACAGTTGGACTATGCCGTCAATTTGTTGAGGCAGGGGCTGATGAATTAAGCGTGGCAGATACAATCGGGATGGCTGCTCCCCATGAGTCGCACGGGCTTTTTTCCCGTTTAAAAGCAGAGTTTCCAAAAACCCTGCTGACTGCACATTTCCATGACACAAGAAAAATGGCCCTTACTAATATTTTTGCAGCCTTACAGGCAGGTGTCGACCGATTTGATGCTTCCGCCGGAGGACTTGGCGGATGCCCATTTGCCCCGGGCGCTGCAGGCAATGCGGCAACTGAAGATGTTGTTTATATGCTTGAGCGTATGGGAATTGAAACCAATGTCAACCTTGATCAATTAATGGAAGCGGTAAAAATTGTTCAGCCTCATCTTTCCAGGCCTATTGAAAGCACCTATTTCAGGCTGAACGCTCAAACTGTTCAATAG
- a CDS encoding acetyl-CoA C-acetyltransferase → MAQTEVVIVSAVRTAIGSFNGSLKDVSAPELGAIAIKGALEKAGVTPDQIDEVILGNVLQAGLGQNPARQAALKAGLPESVSAMTINKVCGSGLKAVHLAAQAILAGDAEAVIAGGMENMSQAPYILKNARNGFKMGDQKLIDSMISDGLWCAFNDYHMGVTAENLCSKYELSREEQDEFAAASQEKASKAIEEGKFKDEIVPVEIPQRKGDPIIFDTDEYPKKGTTAEKLAGLRPAFKKDGSVTAGNASGINDGAAVLLVMSKKKADALGLKSLVTIKGNASAGVDPSIMGIGPVAAVKKALEKASVSMDELELIEANEAFAAQSLAVDRELRFNKEILNVNGGAIALGHPIGASGARILVTLIHEMQKRQAKKGLATLCIGGGQGVATVVELG, encoded by the coding sequence ATGGCACAAACAGAAGTCGTAATAGTCAGCGCTGTCCGGACAGCAATCGGCAGTTTTAATGGAAGCCTTAAAGATGTATCAGCACCAGAGCTTGGGGCGATTGCGATAAAAGGCGCTCTTGAAAAAGCAGGTGTAACACCGGATCAGATAGATGAAGTAATCCTGGGGAATGTCCTGCAGGCAGGTCTGGGCCAGAATCCGGCAAGGCAGGCAGCTCTTAAAGCGGGCCTTCCTGAAAGCGTTTCCGCGATGACGATTAATAAGGTCTGCGGATCCGGGCTGAAGGCAGTTCATTTAGCTGCACAGGCCATTTTAGCCGGTGATGCTGAAGCGGTGATTGCTGGCGGCATGGAGAATATGAGTCAGGCTCCTTACATACTGAAAAATGCAAGAAATGGCTTTAAAATGGGAGATCAAAAGCTTATAGATTCAATGATATCAGATGGGCTCTGGTGTGCATTTAATGATTACCATATGGGAGTTACTGCTGAGAATCTCTGCTCGAAATACGAGCTGAGCCGGGAAGAACAGGACGAATTCGCCGCAGCCAGCCAGGAAAAGGCTTCAAAGGCAATTGAAGAAGGAAAATTCAAAGATGAAATCGTTCCTGTGGAAATTCCTCAGCGAAAAGGGGATCCGATTATTTTTGATACAGACGAGTATCCGAAAAAAGGGACGACTGCTGAAAAGCTCGCAGGCCTGCGCCCGGCGTTTAAGAAAGACGGCAGCGTAACAGCCGGTAATGCTTCCGGGATTAATGACGGGGCTGCGGTATTGCTTGTTATGAGCAAAAAGAAAGCAGATGCACTCGGGCTTAAGTCCTTAGTGACGATTAAAGGAAATGCAAGTGCAGGTGTGGATCCAAGCATTATGGGCATTGGCCCTGTTGCTGCGGTAAAAAAAGCGCTTGAAAAGGCATCTGTTTCCATGGATGAATTGGAGCTTATTGAAGCAAACGAAGCATTTGCAGCCCAGTCGCTCGCAGTTGACAGGGAGCTTCGTTTTAACAAGGAGATTCTGAATGTCAATGGCGGGGCCATTGCACTCGGACATCCAATCGGCGCAAGCGGTGCAAGAATTCTTGTAACTCTTATTCATGAGATGCAAAAAAGACAGGCGAAAAAAGGCCTTGCAACTCTATGCATCGGCGGTGGCCAAGGGGTAGCCACAGTGGTGGAGCTTGGATAG
- a CDS encoding CoA transferase subunit A, with the protein MKKICTSFSEAVQEIHDGAVLMVGGFGLCGIPENLILALVDKGVKDLTVISNNCGVDDWGLGLLLKNKQIKKMVGSYVGENKEFERQVLSGEIEVELLPQGTLAEKIRAGGAGIPAFYTPAGVGTPIAEGKETKVFDGKEYLLEEALKADFSLVRAWKGDKMGNLVYHKTARNFNPMIAAAGKVTIAEVETLYEIGELDPNYIHTPSIYVQSLIEGKQEKRIERLTVKK; encoded by the coding sequence GTGAAGAAAATTTGTACTTCCTTCAGTGAAGCGGTTCAGGAAATTCATGATGGCGCTGTCCTTATGGTTGGCGGCTTCGGTCTGTGCGGAATCCCTGAAAACCTTATTCTTGCTTTAGTTGATAAAGGGGTCAAGGACCTTACTGTCATTTCGAATAACTGCGGTGTTGATGATTGGGGACTTGGATTGCTTTTAAAAAATAAACAGATTAAGAAAATGGTCGGTTCTTATGTCGGCGAAAACAAAGAGTTTGAGAGGCAGGTTCTTTCAGGCGAAATTGAAGTGGAGCTGCTTCCTCAAGGAACTTTGGCGGAAAAAATCCGTGCAGGCGGTGCCGGCATTCCTGCTTTTTATACGCCGGCAGGAGTAGGTACACCGATTGCAGAGGGGAAAGAAACCAAGGTTTTTGACGGCAAGGAATATCTCCTTGAAGAGGCACTGAAAGCAGACTTCAGCCTTGTAAGAGCATGGAAGGGCGATAAAATGGGCAATCTTGTATATCACAAAACTGCCCGGAACTTCAATCCGATGATTGCAGCAGCAGGCAAAGTGACGATTGCAGAAGTGGAGACACTTTATGAAATTGGTGAATTGGATCCGAACTATATTCATACGCCGAGCATCTATGTTCAGTCGCTGATTGAGGGAAAACAGGAAAAGCGCATTGAAAGACTGACTGTAAAAAAATAG